A single genomic interval of Gossypium raimondii isolate GPD5lz chromosome 11, ASM2569854v1, whole genome shotgun sequence harbors:
- the LOC105801720 gene encoding uncharacterized protein LOC105801720 isoform X1: protein MLGAGLQFGKVRGEDRFYIPVKARRNQNQKQQQKPKQEAVKEDNEKSNSKSSASLTKSKDLASGNNNNKNINPKKTLASSTIPSSEESRVSRSNLERFLESTTPSVPAQYFSKTTVRGWRTCDVEFQPYFVLGDLWESFKEWSAYGAGVPLVLDGNDGVVQYYVPYLSGIQLYGESAKQRLAGEESENDYYRDSSSDGSSDYEIGKGIKFSREQFSRFSLTNEIPFRVRSLSISDENSMLQEGFSSDDCETRNSRDHLLFEFFEHKTPYSRESLADKIFDLSCKYPGLNTLRSCDLLPISWMSVAWYPIYRIPTGSTLKDLDACFLTYHSLCTPMEGNGNGQTPFLVYPDDANGIPKISLPVFGMGCYKLKGSIWTQNGVSECQHANSLMQATENWLKLLQVYHPDFQFFASHGMYLG from the exons ATGCTGGGAGCTGGGTTGCAATTCGGGAAAGTTAGAGGAGAGGATCGGTTTTATATTCCAGTAAAAGCTAGAAGAAATCAAAACCAGAAGCAACAGCAAAAGCCAAAACAAGAAGCTGTTAAGGAAGATAATGAAAAAAGTAATAGTAAATCGTCAGCTTCATTAACAAAGAGCAAGGATTTAGCTTCTggtaataacaataataagaatattaatcCCAAGAAGACTCTGGCTTCAAGCACTATTCCGAGCTCTGAGGAATCGAGGGTCTCAAGGAGTAATCTTGAAAGATTCCTGGAGTCGACGACACCTTCTGTCCCAGCTCAGTATTTTTCCAAG ACAACAGTGAGGGGATGGAGGACTTGTGATGTGGAGTTTCAGCCTTACTTTGTATTGGGTGATTTGTGGGAATCTTTCAAGGAATGGAGTGCATATGGTGCAGGAGTGCCTCTTGTGCTTGATGGGAATGATGGTGTAGTTCAATACTATGTTCCATACTTATCAGGGATCCAATTATATGGTGAATCTGCTAAGCAAAG GCTAGCTGGAGAAGAGAGTGAGAATGACTACTACAGAGATTCGAGTAGTGACGGAAGTAGTGATTATGAGATAGGGAAAGGCATTAAATTTTCTAGAGAACAGTTTAGTCGATTCAGTTTGACAAATGAGATCCCTTTTCGAGTGCGCAGCTTGTCTATAAGTGATGAAAACAGTATGCTGCAAGAAGGCTTTTCCAGCGATGATTGTGAAACCAGGAACTCTCGAGATCACCTACTGTTTGAGTTTTTTGAGCACAAGACACCTTATAGTCGTGAATCCTTAGCAGACAAG ATATTTGACCTATCTTGCAAGTATCCTGGCCTGAATACATTAAGAAGTTGCGACTTACTACCCATCAGTTGGATGTCGGTTGCATG GTATCCCATATACCGAATACCTACAGGTTCTACATTAAAAGATTTGGATGCATGCTTTTTAACTTACCATTCCCTTTGCACACCCATGGAAG GTAATGGAAATGGCCAAACACCATTTTTAGTATATCCTGACGATGCTAATGGCATCCCAAAGATTTCGTTACCTGTTTTTGGAATGGGGTGTTATAAGTTGAAAGGATCCATATGGACACAAAATGGTGTGAGCGAGTGTCAACATGCAAATTCCCTTATGCAAGCCACGGAAAACTGGCTAAAACTGCTTCAGGTATACCACCCAGATTTTCAGTTTTTTGCCTCACATGGGATGTACCTCGGGTGA
- the LOC105801720 gene encoding uncharacterized protein LOC105801720 isoform X2 has protein sequence MLGAGLQFGKVRGEDRFYIPVKARRNQNQKQQQKPKQEAVKEDNEKSNSKSSASLTKSKDLASGNNNNKNINPKKTLASSTIPSSEESRVSRSNLERFLESTTPSVPAQYFSKTTVRGWRTCDVEFQPYFVLGDLWESFKEWSAYGAGVPLVLDGNDGVVQYYVPYLSGIQLYGESAKQSLSISDENSMLQEGFSSDDCETRNSRDHLLFEFFEHKTPYSRESLADKIFDLSCKYPGLNTLRSCDLLPISWMSVAWYPIYRIPTGSTLKDLDACFLTYHSLCTPMEGNGNGQTPFLVYPDDANGIPKISLPVFGMGCYKLKGSIWTQNGVSECQHANSLMQATENWLKLLQVYHPDFQFFASHGMYLG, from the exons ATGCTGGGAGCTGGGTTGCAATTCGGGAAAGTTAGAGGAGAGGATCGGTTTTATATTCCAGTAAAAGCTAGAAGAAATCAAAACCAGAAGCAACAGCAAAAGCCAAAACAAGAAGCTGTTAAGGAAGATAATGAAAAAAGTAATAGTAAATCGTCAGCTTCATTAACAAAGAGCAAGGATTTAGCTTCTggtaataacaataataagaatattaatcCCAAGAAGACTCTGGCTTCAAGCACTATTCCGAGCTCTGAGGAATCGAGGGTCTCAAGGAGTAATCTTGAAAGATTCCTGGAGTCGACGACACCTTCTGTCCCAGCTCAGTATTTTTCCAAG ACAACAGTGAGGGGATGGAGGACTTGTGATGTGGAGTTTCAGCCTTACTTTGTATTGGGTGATTTGTGGGAATCTTTCAAGGAATGGAGTGCATATGGTGCAGGAGTGCCTCTTGTGCTTGATGGGAATGATGGTGTAGTTCAATACTATGTTCCATACTTATCAGGGATCCAATTATATGGTGAATCTGCTAAGCAAAG CTTGTCTATAAGTGATGAAAACAGTATGCTGCAAGAAGGCTTTTCCAGCGATGATTGTGAAACCAGGAACTCTCGAGATCACCTACTGTTTGAGTTTTTTGAGCACAAGACACCTTATAGTCGTGAATCCTTAGCAGACAAG ATATTTGACCTATCTTGCAAGTATCCTGGCCTGAATACATTAAGAAGTTGCGACTTACTACCCATCAGTTGGATGTCGGTTGCATG GTATCCCATATACCGAATACCTACAGGTTCTACATTAAAAGATTTGGATGCATGCTTTTTAACTTACCATTCCCTTTGCACACCCATGGAAG GTAATGGAAATGGCCAAACACCATTTTTAGTATATCCTGACGATGCTAATGGCATCCCAAAGATTTCGTTACCTGTTTTTGGAATGGGGTGTTATAAGTTGAAAGGATCCATATGGACACAAAATGGTGTGAGCGAGTGTCAACATGCAAATTCCCTTATGCAAGCCACGGAAAACTGGCTAAAACTGCTTCAGGTATACCACCCAGATTTTCAGTTTTTTGCCTCACATGGGATGTACCTCGGGTGA